Proteins co-encoded in one Arachis hypogaea cultivar Tifrunner chromosome 13, arahy.Tifrunner.gnm2.J5K5, whole genome shotgun sequence genomic window:
- the LOC112792600 gene encoding F-box only protein 6, protein MLRHLIAHLHQLLHTSSTTSPTSPSSSFILQSSSLHNHPRWSFLDIDDNSVDDCCGLVMAAGKSGNLRMVEPLKHPSTKKPRRDQSRGKSSGRSSMTEVMEQQIWKDFPEDLIEAVIARLPIATFFRFRSVCWRWNSLLNSPSFSQHCAQVQHANPWFYIITQERANSGAMYDPSIKKWYHPTVSALPSKLILFPVASAGGLVCFLEIGQRNFFVCNPLTQSFKELPARSVKVWSPVAVGMTANGNLTGAGYKILWVTCDGEYEVYDSMRKSWSRPGNMPVGIKLPLALNFKSQSISIDSTIYFMHSDPEGIVSYDIATGVWKQYIIPAPLHLTDHTLAECDGRIMLVGLLTKNAATCVCIWELQKMTLLWKEVDRMPNEWCLDLYGKHIKMTCLGNKGLLMLSLRSKHMNRLVTYDIASREWLKVPGCVAPRGRKRQSIACGTAFHPCLTAVA, encoded by the exons ATGCTGAGGCACCTAATCGCTCACCTGCACCAGCTCCTTCAcacatcttcaaccacttccCCAACGTCTCCTTCATCTTCCTTCATCCTTCAGTCTTCTTCTCTTCACAATCATCCCAG ATGGTCCTTCCTTGATATTGATGATAACTCTGTAGATGACTGCTGTGGCCTTGTAATGGCAGCTGGAAAGTCTGGAAATTTGAGGATGGTGGAACCTCTAAAACATCCATCTACAAAGAAGCCCCGAAGAGATCAGAGCAGGGGGAAATCATCTGGAAGGTCCTCTATGACTGAAGTTATGGAACAACAAATTTGGAAAGATTTTCCAGAGGATTTAATAGAGGCTGTGATTGCTCGACTTCCCATTGCCACATTTTTCCGTTTCCGTTCTGTATGCTGGCGTTGGAATTCCTTGCTGAATTCTCCAAGTTTTTCTCAGCATTGTGCGCAAGTTCAACACGCAAACCCGTGGTTTTATATCATAACCCAAGAGCGTGCAAATTCAGGAGCCATGTACGACCCTTCTATTAAAAAGTGGTATCACCCAACCGTGTCAGCACTGCCCTCAAAGTTGATTCTTTTCCCAGTGGCATCTGCTGGGGGGCTAGTTTGCTTTCTTGAAATTGGTCAGCGAAACTTCTTTGTTTGCAACCCATTGACTCAATCCTTCAAGGAGTTACCTGCTAGGTCAGTTAAGGTCTGGTCTCCGGTTGCTGTAGGGATGACAGCAAATGGGAACTTAACTGGTGCAGGCTACAAGATCCTATGGGTTACTTGTGATGGAGAATATGAGGTTTATGACTCCATGAGGAAGTCTTGGAGCCGTCCAGGAAACATGCCTGTAGGTATTAAGCTGCCATTAGCACTCAACTTCAAGTCCCAATCTATTTCTATTGACAGCACAATTTACTTCATGCATTCGGATCCAGAAGGGATTGTTTCCTATGATATAGCAACTGGGGTTTGGAAACAGTACATAATCCCAGCCCCATTGCATCTAACTGACCACACATTGGCCGAGTGTGATGGCCGGATTATGCTTGTTGGGTTGCTCACAAAAAATGCAGCCACCTGCGTATGCATATGGGAGCTGCAGAAGATGACGCTCTTATGGAAGGAGGTAGACAGAATGCCAAATGAATGGTGCTTGGACTTATATGGGAAGCACATTAAAATGACTTGCCTGGGGAACAAAGGTTTGCTTATGTTGTCCTTGAGATCGAAACACATGAATCGATTGGTTACTTACGACATAGCAAGCAGGGAATGGCTGAAGGTTCCTGGGTGTGTGGCGCCACGTGGAAGAAAGCGGCAGTCTATAGCATGTGGTACTGCATTTCATCCATGCTTAACTGCAGTGGCTTGA
- the LOC112792601 gene encoding uncharacterized protein — MTTSRRLADRKVEKFEKNITKRGFVPETNTKKGKDYPVGPVLLGFFVFVVIGSSIFQIIRTATSGGMA; from the exons ATG ACGACATCAAGGCGACTTGCGGACAGGAAAGTAGAGAAGTTTGAGAAGAACATCACAAAAAGAGGGTTTGTGCCAGAAACTAACACTAAAAAGGGAAAAGACTATCCTGTTGGTCCAGTCCTGCTCggtttcttcgtctttgttgtcaTTGGATCAT CTATCTTTCAGATAATCAGGACAGCAACGAGTGGAGGCATGGCATAA